ATTAATGCCCAAGCTTCGACTTATGTTTACATAAAATACTGATGGCAACAAAACCAAGGGTTATTAAATTCGATTAGTAGCTCCAGAAAAGACTAATTAGATGATCGTTGTGTTCCTAATACAAGTAGAACGAGCCACATTCACTGCATTCTCTATTGTTCTCAGgcagttaaaataattaatcctCAATTCTCTGGCAAGTTTAGAATATCATTCTTGTGTTGCTGTTTCTGAAATTGcatgcaatatatattttatgatcaTTCAGAAAATTTACAGCCAAAAAAGAGCAGTATTAGTTATTGATACGTATCATTTGCTCTAAGCCTCTAACCATATACATCAGTAATACGTTTCTgcctaattatatattgttatgAAGCATCAGAATCAGCCTTTCTTCTATGCCCTTGTGATCTTCAATCTCCTCACACTGGATAAGAACAGCCTGCAGGTTATTTTTATACGTTATTTGCGATACAAAGAAATATGGGACAAAGAAGAGGAAGTAAAAAAACTAGAGGTTAAAGAAGAAACAAGCTTACTCCCAAGGAACATCCCCAACCATCAGCCAATCGCCTTCCTTATCTTCGTAAGTTAACACGTGACATTTTTCAGAATGCGCCTCATCTTCTACCTCAGACCCTGCTATGCGATAATTCATATTAACGAAACTagctaaaagaatataaaaaattaaccatAAATGAATACAAACTTACAGAGAATACTTGTGTTGAACATATGgtcaagagttcttattaagtCATGGTAACCATCATGGGCTAATAAATCTAGCTTTCTGCCAATCGGGATGCCTTCCATGTAAACTTTCACAAAAAAAGTAACACTGTTGCTCTCATTTTGATCCTCTACTTCAAGTGCCCTTCTTAGAAGCGGCTTGATTGGTGGCCAATCCGATGGTTGATCCCTCACCCTAACATCAAATTAGATCTTCAtcatcacccaaaaaaaaaagatcgaTATTACTTGATAtgcaaaaacatataaataatcttTCTTCTTAACTTCGTACCTTGGCA
This sequence is a window from Mangifera indica cultivar Alphonso chromosome 5, CATAS_Mindica_2.1, whole genome shotgun sequence. Protein-coding genes within it:
- the LOC123216763 gene encoding auxin-responsive protein IAA30-like encodes the protein MGRATSCSSSSTASSTQLRKDLSTDLRLGLSISNFQHEDSNSLPRVRDQPSDWPPIKPLLRRALEVEDQNESNSVTFFVKVYMEGIPIGRKLDLLAHDGYHDLIRTLDHMFNTSILWSEVEDEAHSEKCHVLTYEDKEGDWLMVGDVPWELFLSSVRRLKITRA